The nucleotide sequence TCCGTAGTTGTTATAATATACATGCAGACCACCCACACGCACGATACGACGATCGTTATAGCGTATTTCTGTATTTCCGGCCTGTACGATACGTCCGTACTCATCGTAATAAATAGGTACATCTTCAACCTGGATCACAGCACCATAATCATCATACTGTACATAAGCTTCATAATCGTACCCGGAATTAAATGAAACACTCACGTTTGGAGTATTCACGTTTACATTAACGTTTCCACCCTGATTTGGCCCTACATACACAAAATCGAACTGACCATCGGGGAAGACCGAAAACTCTACGGTATCTTCAATAAAAATATAGGCGCTTCCATCGTATTTGGAAGGAGGAACTACTTCGGAGCCTACCGAAGCAGCCTTTGCGGTAAAGCCGATCGTGAAGATCGCGATTACTAATGCTGCTACTTTTTTCATAATAATTAATTTAGGATTGTACTTGCTTTATTTTTTTGGTCAGCTGGTACGATTCAATAATTACAACGACCGTGCCAAAAATGTAAATCCCTGATTTATAAGGATGTTCCAAAGCGGACCATTAGCGTATAGCAAAACGCCATAAGATATACGAAGCGCCATTAAAAATAAAAATCCGCCGAATCTTCTTACGGATTCGACGGATCTAAAAACTAACCAACCAAAAAACTATATTATTTTCTTTTTCGTTTACGATCATTGTCTATCCAATAATCGTTATTATTCTTATACCAATCTTCGTGCCAATATTTTTCATTATATCGGTTTACTGAACCACGAAGGTCTTTTATCTCGCCGTAGTGATTGTATTTTATTTTTAGATCACCTACCTCCTTAAGCAGCCCTTTATGATATTTTAAAGGAATACGACCTATGGATCGAACCTGCCCGAATCGATTATAGGTAATCAATGATTCACCTACTCGCACTACTTGTCCATACTGGTTAACGATAAGCCTAGGCTCGTAGCTTCTTCTGTTCGAGGTATACACTACCTGTCCGGGTGCTGAAGGGTAGTAGATGGTGTTATGCGTTCTTCTGTTATACGTATTTACATACATTTGTTGAAGATCACGAAACTGAAAAGTTCCATCGGTTCTCACGGCATAAAGTACGCCATTCTCTACAAATCGTATTTCCTGAGCATTGTAATAGCGATACTGTTTCCCCGGGTCTCGATCTGTATTCTGGCGGCGTTGAGAAAAAGTCTGTGTAGTCATTCCAAAGAGGAATACAGCTACTAATAAAATTCCTTTTTTCATAATACTTGAATTTAGGGTGATGCCGACATAATAAGCGATGCGACTTACGCTATTTGGACAGTATAATCCAATAGCCATGCCAAAATTGTAACATCCTTATTATGAGAAAGATGGAGTAGTAAAGTATTAACGTATAATGAATTTATCCGTTTTAAGCATAGTGTTTTCTGAATACACCCTGTAGAAATATAAGCCGGATCGAAATTGCAGGGCATTGATAAAGTAGTACTCTGAGTCTACCTTACATTCCTGTAAGATCTTTCCCGAAATATCAAGAATTTGAATCCTGTCTATATTAGCTTCGGAAGGGAAGTTAATGCTTGAAACATCTGAAACCGGATTGGGAGAAATAACAATGGAAGGAAATAAATTCTCCTCGATCCCAAGATCATAAATGCATTGACTATATCCATTAAAAAAGGTAGTTTCTCCGTCATTTTCAAAACAAACCAAGGCTCTATATATCCAATCAAGGTAGTTTCCTGCCGGAGATATACCGGCCGTAGAGCCAATGCCCTCGATCCATTGCTCTTCATAACCAGAGAACGACTGAAGGTCGTAGCCTTGCATATACATGACTTTACGATCTTCACCGGCTATAAATTCTGTTGTAATATTATCTACAACCAACCTATCGTACCATCCTCCGCTACCTGCATAAAAACAAGATTCATTTTCTTCCGGAAAAATAAAAGAGTCTCCAATCTCTAAATGAAAGTCAAGAAGGACATGTTCAGTATTGGTATTGGTATCCAACTCAATAAGAACTCCATCCTCCTCCCGCCATCTACAGCTAGTTGCCGTTCCCGAATAGGTTTGAATGATGAACTTATAGACCGTGCCATTAATTATTTCTTCTCCTTCCACGTGATAATAAGTGCTCGCAAAACCCCATCCAGTATCCGAACCAAGACTCCATTGTTGACCTTCGTTCAAAATAGGAAGATAAGGCTGTGCAACGGAAACGTTCAGAATAAATACACAGCAGAGAAGGAGTAGTTTTTTCATACCAAACAATTTATGATGAGTAAGCATCGGTCAAAATTAATCGCCATAGACCGAGACTGTCTACTAAATATACAATAATTGAATGCGAAATTACGCTAATTTTTCGTTGAGGTATTGTGCGGTATAGGACTCCTTATTTTTAATAACCGCTTCAGGAGTACCCTGTGCGACTATTTGTCCGCCATTCTCACCACCATCAAGACCCAGATCAATTATATGATCTGAACATTTTATTAGATCCAGATTGTGCTCCACCACGATCACCGTATGTCCTTTGTCCAGCAAGGCATAAAAAGAAGCCAGTAGTTTTTTAATATCATGGAAATGGAGACCCGTAGTGGGTTCATCGAAAATAAACAAGGTCTTGTCGCTCGAAGTTCCTTTTACCAGAAATGACGCCAGTTTAATACGTTGTGCCTCACCACCCGAGAGGGTAGAAGAACTTTGCCCCAACTGAACATATCCCAGACCAACATCCTGAAGCGGCTGCAGTTTTGTTACGATCTTTTTCTCATTGTGATCGGAAAAAAAGGCGATGGCATCATCTACGGTCATACTTAATACATCGTGAATGTTCTTATTTTCAAACTGAACCTCCAAAACCTCCTTCTTAAATCGTTTTCCATCACAGGTTTCACATTCAAGATGCACATCGGCCATAAACTGCATTTCTATGGTGACTTCTCCTTCTCCCTTGCAGGTTTCGCAACGTCCGCCGTCCACATTAAAACTGAAATGCTTTGCTTTATAGCCTCTAATGTCCGATAACTTTTGAGAGGCGTATAAATTACGGATATCGTCGTAAGCCTTGATATACGTCACCGGATTCGATCTGCTGGATCGTCCAATGGGATTCTGATCGATGAATTCGATATTTTTTATACTGCTGAATTCTCCCTCTAACGCAGTAAACTGCCCGGGTTTTTCGCCATAACCACCTATATGTCTTAAAAGAGCCGGATAGAGAATTTTGCGAACCAGTGTGCTTTTCCCGCTTCCGGAAACCCCGGTGACCGAAGTAAATACACCCACGGGAAATTCTACATCGATATTCTTTAAATTATTTTGCCGGGCTCCCTTTACTTTTATCGACCTTTTCCACGTACGGCGCTGTTTCGGCACTTCGATCTCCATAGTTCCGTTGAGATATTTGGCAGTAAGGCTATCCGATTTCAGTATTTCAGTAAAACTTCCTGTTGCGACAACCTCTCCGCCAAAAGTTCCGGCTTCAGGACCTATATCGATGATCTCATCGGCCGCTTTCATTATATCCTCATCGTGTTCCACAACGATCACTGTGTTTCCGAGATCCCTTAGAGATTTTAAGACCACAATAAGCCGTTCTGTGTCCTTGGGATGCAACCCAATACTGGGTTCATCCAGGATATACATAGAACCAACCAAACTACTTC is from Constantimarinum furrinae and encodes:
- a CDS encoding T9SS type A sorting domain-containing protein, giving the protein MKKLLLLCCVFILNVSVAQPYLPILNEGQQWSLGSDTGWGFASTYYHVEGEEIINGTVYKFIIQTYSGTATSCRWREEDGVLIELDTNTNTEHVLLDFHLEIGDSFIFPEENESCFYAGSGGWYDRLVVDNITTEFIAGEDRKVMYMQGYDLQSFSGYEEQWIEGIGSTAGISPAGNYLDWIYRALVCFENDGETTFFNGYSQCIYDLGIEENLFPSIVISPNPVSDVSSINFPSEANIDRIQILDISGKILQECKVDSEYYFINALQFRSGLYFYRVYSENTMLKTDKFIIR